From a region of the Actinopolymorpha singaporensis genome:
- a CDS encoding DUF3224 domain-containing protein, with protein MSASSNAPAPSTPSATTVTASAAGDRRAGTEPGGTFASTAWEETRPEPDEESPRVAHAYTTNTFTGAIDGTGTAHHVMFYGPGEGQWGAGRYHGYEKVTGTVGGRTGSFVLAHDGAFAGTTVRADWTVVPGSATGELAGLRGRGSFVAEQGVGAVVYTFDHTFDERQH; from the coding sequence ATGTCAGCCTCTTCGAACGCTCCGGCGCCCAGCACCCCGAGCGCGACCACCGTTACCGCGAGCGCGGCCGGCGACCGGCGCGCCGGCACCGAGCCGGGCGGCACGTTCGCCTCCACGGCGTGGGAGGAGACCCGGCCCGAGCCGGACGAGGAGTCTCCGCGGGTGGCGCACGCGTACACCACCAACACCTTCACCGGCGCGATCGACGGCACCGGCACAGCTCACCACGTGATGTTCTACGGGCCGGGTGAGGGGCAGTGGGGCGCCGGCCGCTACCACGGCTACGAGAAGGTGACCGGCACCGTCGGCGGGCGTACGGGCAGCTTCGTCCTCGCCCACGACGGCGCGTTCGCCGGCACGACGGTACGCGCCGACTGGACCGTCGTGCCCGGGTCGGCCACCGGCGAACTCGCCGGTCTGCGCGGCCGGGGAAGCTTCGTCGCCGAGCAGGGTGTCGGTGCCGTGGTGTACACATTCGACCACACGTTCGACGAACGGCAGCACTGA
- a CDS encoding maleylpyruvate isomerase family mycothiol-dependent enzyme: protein MSDTVRPEPEAQHDPAGEQPAGQSTAELYDACMARTAALLRDADPSTPVDACPGWTVEALAAHLAGALADFLARRFDVADGDDFGERTVRERQGQAVAESLAEWERHRARAGDLLASPMGGVLVAEVVSHEQDLRCALGRPGARSDQSVRAGLDRPLDQIDQRLRQSGGPAFRLVIGDEEQRIIGEGEPVATLRASAYDLLRTIGGRRTRDQVRAMDWDGDPEPVLDSLALFGSYRDTPLRGE from the coding sequence ATGAGTGACACCGTCCGGCCCGAGCCGGAAGCGCAGCACGATCCCGCCGGCGAACAGCCCGCCGGCCAGTCCACCGCCGAGTTGTACGACGCCTGCATGGCCCGGACCGCGGCCCTGCTTCGCGACGCCGACCCGAGCACGCCCGTCGACGCCTGCCCGGGCTGGACCGTCGAGGCGCTGGCCGCGCACCTTGCGGGGGCGCTGGCCGACTTTCTTGCCCGGCGGTTCGACGTGGCCGACGGCGACGACTTCGGGGAGCGGACCGTGCGCGAACGCCAGGGGCAGGCCGTGGCCGAGTCGCTCGCGGAGTGGGAGCGGCACCGGGCGCGCGCCGGCGACCTGCTCGCCTCGCCGATGGGTGGTGTTCTCGTCGCGGAGGTCGTCTCCCACGAACAGGACCTGCGGTGCGCCCTCGGGCGACCCGGTGCGCGTTCGGACCAGAGTGTGCGGGCCGGCCTGGACAGGCCGCTGGACCAGATCGACCAGCGGCTGCGCCAGTCGGGCGGGCCGGCCTTCCGGCTGGTGATCGGCGACGAGGAGCAACGGATCATCGGTGAGGGCGAGCCGGTCGCCACGCTGCGGGCGTCGGCGTACGACCTGCTCCGCACGATCGGTGGCCGGCGCACCCGCGACCAGGTGCGCGCCATGGACTGGGACGGTGACCCCGAGCCGGTGCTGGACTCGCTGGCACTGTTCGGGAGCTACCGCGACACTCCGTTGCGGGGCGAGTAG
- a CDS encoding winged helix DNA-binding domain-containing protein, whose product MALEFGRQQVLAYRAAAQGLDRSTDDPAKLGVLDLGVQHSAAHTARLALGARLPRLPEGDADPFADGGAYAMLWSVRGAPHLHRRGDLTHLARALWPRSEADAHSRLAAERKPLKEAGIGALEAFATAARALRTVVTRPMPKGEVSAAVTRKLPDAYAYDCRTCKARHVYGGLLQQVGLPAGVRQEFDTSPPVLAPLEKRPAVPTKPAGTADLVLAYLRLHGPATAGDAASYFGTSQAELRHSWPDGLVEVRADGRKCWLPEEDLAALRGAPVPDHVRLLPPLDPFLQSRDRDLLVPDPARQKEVWKILGNPGVLLVRGDVAGVWRAKAAGRKGLAVTVREFGRISKAERALVTEEADRMAGVRGLTEAAVTYES is encoded by the coding sequence ATGGCGCTCGAGTTCGGGCGGCAGCAGGTGCTGGCGTACCGCGCCGCCGCGCAGGGTCTGGACCGGTCCACCGACGATCCGGCCAAGCTGGGAGTCCTCGACCTCGGCGTGCAGCACAGCGCCGCGCACACCGCCCGGCTGGCCCTCGGCGCCCGGCTTCCCCGGCTGCCGGAGGGGGACGCCGACCCGTTCGCCGACGGAGGTGCATACGCGATGCTGTGGTCGGTACGGGGAGCGCCTCACCTGCACCGGCGCGGCGACCTCACCCACCTGGCCCGGGCGCTGTGGCCCCGCAGTGAGGCCGACGCGCACTCCAGGCTCGCCGCCGAACGCAAACCGCTCAAGGAGGCGGGCATCGGCGCACTGGAGGCGTTCGCCACGGCGGCCAGGGCGCTGCGGACGGTGGTGACCAGGCCGATGCCCAAGGGCGAGGTGAGCGCCGCGGTCACGCGGAAGCTGCCGGACGCGTACGCCTACGACTGCCGGACCTGCAAGGCACGCCACGTCTACGGCGGGCTGCTGCAGCAGGTCGGCCTGCCCGCCGGCGTACGCCAGGAGTTCGACACCTCCCCGCCGGTGCTGGCGCCGCTGGAGAAGCGGCCCGCGGTGCCCACCAAGCCGGCCGGGACCGCCGACCTCGTCCTCGCCTACCTCCGGCTGCACGGCCCCGCGACGGCCGGCGACGCGGCGAGCTACTTCGGCACCTCGCAGGCGGAGCTTCGGCACAGCTGGCCGGACGGGCTGGTCGAGGTTCGTGCCGACGGCCGGAAGTGCTGGCTGCCGGAGGAGGACCTCGCCGCGCTGCGCGGGGCGCCCGTGCCCGACCACGTGCGCCTGCTGCCGCCGCTGGACCCGTTCCTGCAGTCGCGCGACCGCGACCTGCTGGTTCCCGACCCGGCGCGGCAGAAGGAGGTCTGGAAGATCCTCGGCAACCCCGGTGTCCTGCTGGTCCGCGGCGACGTCGCCGGGGTGTGGCGGGCTAAGGCCGCGGGCCGGAAAGGGCTGGCGGTGACAGTGCGGGAGTTCGGCCGGATCAGCAAGGCCGAGCGGGCGCTGGTCACGGAGGAGGCCGACCGGATGGCCGGTGTCCGCGGACTCACGGAGGCTGCCGTGACGTACGAATCCTGA